A window of Hymenobacter siberiensis genomic DNA:
CCAGCTCCGCAACCTCTACGACGGCGAGCCGGTGAACAAGGTGGAAACCGTGTTTCTGACCAGTCAGGGCAAGCCCGTGCACCTCATTGGGAGCATGAACGTGGTGCGCGAGGAAGGCCAGCCGGTGAGCAGCCGCGCCATTCTGCACGACATTACCGACCGCATCAAGGCCGAGCGCCTGCAAAAAGTCTACTACAGCATTGCCAACCTGGCCATTTCGGCCAAGGACTTGCCCAGCCTCTACGGGGCCATTCACCGCGAGCTGAGCAAGATTATCGAAACCAGCAACCTGTTCATCGCCCTCTGCGACGATGCCCGCACGCAGCTGCAGTTCGTGTACCACGTCGACCAGCACCCGCAGGCCCGGGCGCAGGGCACGCGGCCGTTTTCGGCGGGTGTGTCGGAGTACATCATTGCCGGCGGGCAGCCGCGCTACCTCACCCACACCGACTACCAGCAGTTGGTGCGCAGCGGGGTTGTCACGGCCTTCGGGCAGGCCCCGGAGGTAATGCTGGCCTCACCGCTGAGCATCGGCGACCGCATTATCGGGGTGCTGGCCGTGCAGGACTACAGCCGCGCCGATGCCTACACGCCCGGCGACCTCGACGTGCTCCATTTTATCTCCAACCAGGTGGCGCTGGCCATTGAGCGCAAGCGCAACGAGGAGCAGATTGGCAAGCAAACGGCCCGGCTGAATGCCATTTTTGAGAGTGGCTCGCACGTGATGTGGACGGTGGATACCCGCGCCAACCTCATGAACTTCAACCGCAACTACGCGGCCCTGTTCCTGCGGCGCAACGGTATTTACCCGGTGCGCGGCCTCAACCTGTGGAAGTCCGACCTGGAGAATATGCCCGCCAATGAGCGCGACACCTTCGTGGCGCACTACGACGCGGCCGCCAATGGCCAGGCCCAGCGCTTTGAGATGCGCCTGCGCGATGCCCGCGGCTACGACGTGTGGACCGATATCTACCTGAACCCGATTTACCTGGGCGACGGCTCGTTTGAGGAAATTTCGGCCATTGCCCACGACATCACCGAGCAGAAGCGCGCCCAGCTGGCCCTGGAAGGGCAGGAGGAGAAGTTCCGCTCCATCTTCGAGTCGTTTCAGGACATCTACTACCGCACCGACGAAGAGGGCCTGCTCACCATTGTCAGCCCCTCGGTGCGCGACGTGCTGGGCTACGAGCCCGAAGAAGTGCTGGGCAAAGCCGTGGGAGACTTTTACGTGGACCCTTCCGACCGGCTCCGGGGCAACGAGGAGGTGGAGCGCAGCGGCGGCCTGCGCAACTTCGAAACCCAGCTTCGGCACAAGGACGGCTACCCGGTGAGCATGCTCGTGAATGCGCGCATTGTGAGCGAGGGTCTGGTGGGCACCCAGGGCATTGCCCGTGACGTAACCGAAATTAAGCAGATGCAGGACGACCTGCGCCACGCCAAAGACGAGGCTGAAGCCGCCCTGGAGGCCAAAACCCAGTTCCTGGCCAACATGAGCCACGAGCTGCGCACGCCCATGAACGGCATTATCGGCATGATTGACCTGCTCGACCAGACGGTGGAAACCGACGAGCAGGTTGACTACGTGGACACGCTGCGTAAGAGCTCCGACGCGTTGCTCACCATCCTCAACGATATCCTGGACTTGTCAAAAATCCAGGCCGGCAAGCTCCAGATTCACGAAATGCCCATCGAGCTGCAGGCCGTGATGGAGCGCATCCGCGCCCTGTTCATCTACCGGGCCGAGCAGAAGCACATCCGCTTCACCTACTATATCACGCCGCACACCCCGCGCTACGTGATAACCGACGAGGTGCGCCTGCTCCAAATCCTGTCCAACCTGGTGGCCAACGCCATCAAATTCACCAACGAGGGCACCGTGGCCATCGTGGTGAGCAGCGTGAGCACCGACGGCGAGCTGCATACCCTGCGCTTTGCGGTGCAGGATTCGGGCATCGGTATTTCGAGCGACAATGCCAGCCTGCTCTTCACCAACTTCACCCAGCTCGACACCACGCCCAGCAAGGCCTACGGCGGCACGGGCCTGGGCCTGAGCATCAGCCGGCAGCTGGCCGAGCTGCTGGGCGGCGAAATCGGGGTGCTGTCGGACGAGGGCGAGGGCAGCGTGTTCTGGTTCACCATCAGCGCCCGCGAGGCCCACCACGTCGACCCGCCCACCATAGCCCCGGTGCGCGAGGCCGCGTTCCAGCCCTTTGAGGCCGCCCCGCAGGTGCTGCTCGTTGACGATAACGCCATCAACCAGAAGGTGGGCCAGCGCCTGCTCACCAAGCTGGGCTGCGACGTGACCATTGCCGGCAGCGGCCCCGAGGCCATTGGGCTGGTCAGCACGCCGGGCATCGGCTACAACATCATTTTCATGGACATTCAGATGCCGGACATGGATGGAGTAGCCGCCACCGCCGAAATCCGGCGCTTGCTGGGGGCCGCCTGCCCGCCCGTGGTAGCCATGACGGCCTACTCGATGCAGGAAGACGCCGGCCGCTTCATGAGCCAGGGCCTCGACGACTACGTGGGCAAGCCCGTGAAAAGCCGCCACCTCTACGAAGTACTGCACCGCTGGCTGCGGCCGCGGGCCACGCCCGCCCTGCTGCCGGCAGTGGCCGCCCCCCAGAACAATGGTACCGCCCCCGCTCCGCTACCCGCGCCAGTCGCGGCCAAGCCCCAGGAGCCTACGCTCGACACCACTATTCTGCACCAGCTGATAGAGCTGGGCGGGGCCGAATTTGCGTCCGACCTCTACCAGGAGTTTGAGCAGGAAGCCGGCGATTTGCTGCGCGACGCCGCGCTCCTGGTGGCCGAAGCCAACTTCCGCGAGCTTCTGCCCATGCTGCACCAGCTCAAGGGCACGGCCTCTACCCTCGGCGGGGTGGCCCTGGCCGCGCAGGCCCGGCACCTTGAGCATCAGTTCAAAGAGGAGCGTCTGGACGAAGGTGCCGTGGGGTTTCAACTTTTGGAACATTACTTTGCGCAGCTCGTTGCCGAATATCCCGGCGCAGTCGAGCGCGCTGCTAACCCTTCTGCCGCCTGAGCGCGGTAAATCTCTTATCTGCTCTACCCTATGAACCCAACCCAAAACCCTTCGAAAATGTCCGCCGAACCCGCATCCAAAACCATTCTAATTGCTGAGGACAGCTCGGTAATTCTCAATCTCACCCGCAAAATTCTGGAATTGCAGAAGTATAAAATCGTGCTGGCTAAAAACGGCGGCGAAGTACTGAAGCAGCTGGAAAGCAACCAGGTGGATTGTGTGCTGATGGACATCAACATTCCGGTGAAGGACGGCATGCAGTGCACCCGCGAAATTCGCGCCCACGCCGACCCCAAAATTAACAAGCTGCCCATCATCGCCATCACCGGCAACGCCAACAACTACTCGATGGACCAGTTCCGCGAGGCCGGCGTGACCGACTACCTGCCCAAGCCGCTCGATTTCGACGCCCTGGTGCGCGTGGTGAAGCAGTACGTGGGCTAAGGGAGTTAAGAGTTATGAGTTAAAAGTTAGGAGTTGGCAACGGAGATTCCGGTTGATGACCACTCAGGATTGACCACCCAAACTCATAACTCTTTACTCATAACTCTTAACTCAACTTAATGACCGTAACATTCTTAGGTACGGGTACGTCCTCCGGCGTGCCAATGATTGGCTGCACCTGCGAAGTGTGCCGCTCGCTCGACCACCGCGACCAGCGCCTGCGCGTGTCCGTGCACTTGGAAGTGGACGGCCGCAGCTTCGTGGTCGATTCCGGCCCCGATTTCCGCCAGCAGATGCTGCGCGCCCGCATCATGCACCTCGACGCCCTGCTCTTCACCCACGAGCATAAAGACCACACCGCCGGCCTCGACGACATCCGGGCCTTCAACTTCCGGCAGAAAACCGATATGCCGGTTTTTGCCGAGCCCCGCGTGCTCCAGCAGCTCCGGCAGGAGTTTGCCTACATTTTTGCCGAGCACAAGTACCCCGGCGTGCCCCGCGTGGTGCTGCACCCCATCGAGCGCGACGACGTGCCGTTCGACGTGCTGGGTGTGCCCGTACTGCCGCTGCGGGCCATGCACCACCGTCTGCCGGTGCTGGGCTTCCGCATCGGCGGCTTCTGCTACCTGACGGATGCCAACCACCTCGGCCCCGAAACCCGTGCCCAGCTCCGCGATGCCGACGTCATCGTTCTCAACGCCCTGCGCCGCGAGGAGCACATCTCGCACTTCACCCTGGCCCAGGCCGTGGCCGTGCTCGAAGAGGCCGCGCCCAAACGCGCCTACCTCACCCACATTAGCCACCAGCTGGGCCTACACCGCGAGGTAGAAGCC
This region includes:
- a CDS encoding response regulator, giving the protein MSAEPASKTILIAEDSSVILNLTRKILELQKYKIVLAKNGGEVLKQLESNQVDCVLMDINIPVKDGMQCTREIRAHADPKINKLPIIAITGNANNYSMDQFREAGVTDYLPKPLDFDALVRVVKQYVG
- a CDS encoding PAS domain S-box protein — its product is MASFSATSTTRPVAPPLAALLDQLGQMYLLADLKGTIIDVNEALLALTGYTRDKVLGQLYHQLFSPPAERESRRREFLECIDNQVLDAKYERSVLTRTGQLRYLTWQVGFTHDAAGRITGMWLAGHEVASHSVVSPALAGDSTHLQDFLDNAQDLVQHLGADNGFLFVNKAWKEKLGYTDAELATRTLADVVHPYYKAKLLYQLRNLYDGEPVNKVETVFLTSQGKPVHLIGSMNVVREEGQPVSSRAILHDITDRIKAERLQKVYYSIANLAISAKDLPSLYGAIHRELSKIIETSNLFIALCDDARTQLQFVYHVDQHPQARAQGTRPFSAGVSEYIIAGGQPRYLTHTDYQQLVRSGVVTAFGQAPEVMLASPLSIGDRIIGVLAVQDYSRADAYTPGDLDVLHFISNQVALAIERKRNEEQIGKQTARLNAIFESGSHVMWTVDTRANLMNFNRNYAALFLRRNGIYPVRGLNLWKSDLENMPANERDTFVAHYDAAANGQAQRFEMRLRDARGYDVWTDIYLNPIYLGDGSFEEISAIAHDITEQKRAQLALEGQEEKFRSIFESFQDIYYRTDEEGLLTIVSPSVRDVLGYEPEEVLGKAVGDFYVDPSDRLRGNEEVERSGGLRNFETQLRHKDGYPVSMLVNARIVSEGLVGTQGIARDVTEIKQMQDDLRHAKDEAEAALEAKTQFLANMSHELRTPMNGIIGMIDLLDQTVETDEQVDYVDTLRKSSDALLTILNDILDLSKIQAGKLQIHEMPIELQAVMERIRALFIYRAEQKHIRFTYYITPHTPRYVITDEVRLLQILSNLVANAIKFTNEGTVAIVVSSVSTDGELHTLRFAVQDSGIGISSDNASLLFTNFTQLDTTPSKAYGGTGLGLSISRQLAELLGGEIGVLSDEGEGSVFWFTISAREAHHVDPPTIAPVREAAFQPFEAAPQVLLVDDNAINQKVGQRLLTKLGCDVTIAGSGPEAIGLVSTPGIGYNIIFMDIQMPDMDGVAATAEIRRLLGAACPPVVAMTAYSMQEDAGRFMSQGLDDYVGKPVKSRHLYEVLHRWLRPRATPALLPAVAAPQNNGTAPAPLPAPVAAKPQEPTLDTTILHQLIELGGAEFASDLYQEFEQEAGDLLRDAALLVAEANFRELLPMLHQLKGTASTLGGVALAAQARHLEHQFKEERLDEGAVGFQLLEHYFAQLVAEYPGAVERAANPSAA
- a CDS encoding MBL fold metallo-hydrolase, which gives rise to MTVTFLGTGTSSGVPMIGCTCEVCRSLDHRDQRLRVSVHLEVDGRSFVVDSGPDFRQQMLRARIMHLDALLFTHEHKDHTAGLDDIRAFNFRQKTDMPVFAEPRVLQQLRQEFAYIFAEHKYPGVPRVVLHPIERDDVPFDVLGVPVLPLRAMHHRLPVLGFRIGGFCYLTDANHLGPETRAQLRDADVIVLNALRREEHISHFTLAQAVAVLEEAAPKRAYLTHISHQLGLHREVEAELPPWIRLAYDGLKVAV